Proteins encoded together in one Stutzerimonas stutzeri window:
- the rpoC gene encoding DNA-directed RNA polymerase subunit beta' translates to MKDLLNLLKNQGQIEEFDAIKIALASPEMIRSWSFGEVKKPETINYRTFKPERDGLFCAKIFGPVKDYECLCGKYKRLKHRGVICEKCGVEVALAKVRRERMAHIELASPVAHIWFLKSLPSRIGLLLDMTLRDIERVLYFESYVVIDPGMTTLEKGQLLNDEQYFEALEEFGDDFDARMGAEAVRELLIQIDLEHEIGRLREEIPQTNSETKIKKLSKRLKLMEAFHGSGNLPEWMILTVLPVLPPDLRPLVPLDGGRFATSDLNDLYRRVINRNNRLKRLLDLSAPDIIVRNEKRMLQEAVDALLDNGRRGRAITGSNKRPLKSLADMIKGKQGRFRQNLLGKRVDYSGRSVITVGPTLRLHQCGLPKKMALELFKPFIFGKLEMRGMATTIKAAKKMVERELPEVWDVLAEVIREHPVLLNRAPTLHRLGIQAFEPVLIEGKAIQLHPLVCAAYNADFDGDQMAVHVPLTLEAQLEARALMMSTNNILSPANGEPIIVPSQDVVLGLYYMTREAINAKGEGRVFADLQEVDRVFRAGEASLHARVKVRINETIKDRDGSITKNTRIVDTTVGRALLFQIVPEGMSFDVVNQPMKKKAISKLINLCYRTVGLKDTVIFADQLMYTGFAYSTISGVSIGVNDFVIPDEKARIIDAATEEVKEIESQYASGLVTQGEKYNKVIDLWSKANDEVSKAMMANLSKEKVIDREGNEAEQDSFNSMYMMADSGARGSAAQIRQLAGMRGLMAKPDGSIIETPITANFREGLNVLQYFISTHGARKGLADTALKTANSGYLTRRLVDVAQDLVVTEIDCGTEQGLHMTPHIEGGDVVEPLGERVLGRVIARDVLKPGTDDVLVPAGTLIDEQWVDFIELNSIDEVIVRSPISCETRYGICAKCYGRDLARGHQVNIGEAVGVIAAQSIGEPGTQLTMRTFHIGGAASRTSAVDNVLVKNGGTIRLHNLKHVERADGALVAVSRSGELAVADDFGRERERYKLPYGAVISVKEGDKVDAGAVVAKWDPHTHPIVTEMKGVVTFVGMEENITIKRQTDELTGLTNIEVMDPKDRPAAGKDIRPAIKMVDANGKELLLPGTDVPAQYFLPANALVGVADGSEINVGDVIARIPQETSKTRDITGGLPRVADLFEARRPKEPSILAEISGTISFGKETKGKRRLVITPTDGSDPYEELIPKWRHLNVFEGEQVNKGEVISDGPSNPHDILRLLGVSALARYIVNEIQDVYRLQGVKINDKHIETILRQMLRKVEITESGDSSFIKGDQMELTQVLEENERLSAEDKFVAKYVRVLLGITKASLSTESFISAASFQETTRVLTEAAVTGKRDYLRGLKENVVVGRLIPAGTGLAYHSERKRKRDAEKPVRVSADEVEAALTEALNSSGN, encoded by the coding sequence TTGAAAGACTTGCTGAATCTGTTGAAAAACCAGGGTCAAATCGAAGAGTTCGATGCCATCAAGATTGCCCTGGCGTCCCCCGAGATGATCCGTTCCTGGTCCTTCGGTGAAGTGAAGAAGCCGGAGACCATCAACTACCGTACGTTCAAGCCCGAGCGTGACGGCCTTTTCTGCGCCAAGATCTTTGGCCCGGTCAAGGACTACGAGTGCCTGTGCGGCAAGTACAAGCGCCTCAAGCATCGCGGTGTGATCTGCGAGAAGTGTGGTGTGGAAGTTGCGCTGGCCAAGGTGCGTCGCGAGCGCATGGCGCACATCGAACTGGCTTCTCCGGTCGCGCACATCTGGTTCCTGAAGTCGCTGCCGTCCCGTATCGGCCTGCTGCTGGACATGACCCTGCGCGATATCGAGCGCGTGCTCTATTTCGAGAGCTACGTGGTGATCGATCCGGGCATGACCACTCTGGAGAAAGGTCAGCTGCTTAACGACGAGCAGTACTTCGAAGCCCTCGAAGAGTTCGGTGACGACTTCGATGCCCGCATGGGTGCCGAGGCTGTCCGCGAGCTGCTGATCCAGATCGACCTGGAGCACGAGATTGGCCGTTTGCGCGAGGAAATTCCGCAGACCAACTCGGAAACCAAGATCAAGAAGCTCTCCAAGCGTCTGAAGCTGATGGAGGCTTTCCATGGCTCGGGCAACCTGCCGGAGTGGATGATCCTGACCGTGCTGCCGGTGCTGCCGCCGGATCTGCGTCCGCTGGTTCCGCTGGATGGCGGTCGTTTCGCGACTTCGGATCTGAACGATCTGTATCGCCGCGTGATCAACCGCAACAACCGTCTGAAGCGCCTGCTCGACCTGTCGGCGCCGGATATCATCGTGCGCAACGAAAAGCGCATGCTGCAGGAAGCGGTCGATGCGCTGCTGGACAACGGCCGCCGCGGCCGCGCCATCACCGGTTCGAACAAGCGCCCGCTGAAGTCCCTGGCTGACATGATCAAGGGCAAGCAGGGTCGTTTCCGTCAGAACCTGCTCGGCAAGCGCGTGGACTACTCCGGTCGTTCCGTGATCACCGTAGGTCCGACCCTGCGTCTGCACCAGTGCGGCCTGCCGAAGAAGATGGCGCTCGAGCTGTTCAAGCCGTTCATCTTCGGCAAGCTGGAAATGCGCGGCATGGCCACCACCATCAAGGCGGCCAAGAAGATGGTCGAGCGCGAGCTGCCGGAAGTCTGGGACGTTCTCGCCGAAGTGATTCGCGAGCATCCCGTACTGCTCAACCGCGCACCGACCCTGCACCGTCTGGGTATCCAGGCGTTCGAGCCGGTACTGATCGAAGGCAAGGCGATCCAGCTGCACCCGCTGGTCTGTGCCGCGTACAACGCCGACTTCGACGGTGACCAGATGGCCGTGCACGTGCCGCTGACGCTGGAAGCTCAGCTGGAAGCGCGCGCGCTGATGATGTCGACCAACAACATCCTCTCGCCAGCCAACGGTGAGCCGATCATCGTTCCGTCGCAGGACGTGGTTCTGGGTCTATACTACATGACCCGTGAAGCCATCAATGCCAAGGGCGAAGGGCGCGTGTTCGCCGACCTGCAGGAAGTCGACCGCGTGTTCCGCGCCGGTGAAGCCTCGCTGCACGCCCGGGTCAAGGTGCGCATCAACGAGACCATCAAGGATCGTGACGGCAGCATCACCAAGAACACCCGCATCGTCGACACCACCGTCGGCCGCGCGCTGCTGTTCCAGATCGTGCCGGAAGGGATGTCATTCGACGTCGTCAACCAGCCGATGAAGAAAAAGGCGATCTCCAAGCTGATCAACCTGTGCTACCGCACCGTTGGTCTGAAGGATACTGTCATCTTCGCCGACCAGCTGATGTACACCGGCTTCGCCTACTCGACCATTTCCGGTGTTTCGATCGGTGTGAACGATTTCGTCATCCCGGACGAGAAGGCGCGCATCATCGATGCGGCCACCGAAGAAGTGAAGGAGATCGAATCGCAGTACGCCTCCGGCCTGGTTACCCAGGGCGAGAAGTACAACAAGGTGATCGACCTCTGGTCCAAGGCCAACGACGAAGTGTCCAAGGCCATGATGGCCAACCTCTCGAAAGAGAAGGTCATCGACCGCGAAGGCAACGAAGCCGAGCAGGATTCGTTCAACTCGATGTACATGATGGCCGACTCCGGTGCGCGGGGTTCCGCGGCTCAGATTCGCCAGCTGGCCGGTATGCGTGGCCTGATGGCCAAGCCGGACGGCTCCATCATCGAAACGCCGATTACGGCGAACTTCCGTGAGGGTCTGAACGTACTGCAGTACTTCATCTCCACGCACGGTGCTCGTAAGGGTCTGGCGGATACCGCACTGAAAACCGCGAACTCCGGGTACCTGACTCGTCGTCTGGTGGATGTCGCGCAGGATCTGGTGGTCACCGAGATCGATTGCGGCACCGAGCAGGGTCTGCACATGACTCCGCACATCGAAGGCGGCGACGTGGTCGAGCCGCTGGGCGAGCGCGTGCTGGGTCGCGTGATTGCGCGTGACGTGCTCAAGCCGGGCACCGATGACGTGCTGGTTCCGGCGGGTACGTTGATCGACGAGCAGTGGGTCGACTTTATCGAGCTGAACAGCATCGACGAAGTGATCGTGCGCTCGCCGATCTCCTGTGAAACCCGCTACGGCATCTGTGCCAAGTGCTACGGTCGTGATCTGGCCCGTGGGCATCAGGTCAACATCGGCGAGGCGGTCGGCGTTATCGCTGCCCAGTCGATCGGTGAGCCGGGTACTCAGCTCACCATGCGTACGTTCCACATCGGTGGTGCGGCGAGCCGTACCTCGGCCGTCGACAACGTGCTGGTGAAGAACGGCGGTACCATCCGCCTGCATAACCTGAAGCACGTCGAGCGTGCCGATGGCGCGCTGGTGGCCGTGTCTCGTTCCGGCGAGCTGGCCGTGGCGGACGACTTCGGTCGTGAGCGCGAGCGCTACAAGCTGCCGTACGGTGCTGTGATTTCCGTGAAGGAAGGCGACAAGGTCGACGCTGGCGCCGTGGTTGCCAAGTGGGACCCGCACACCCACCCGATCGTGACCGAAATGAAGGGTGTCGTGACCTTCGTTGGCATGGAGGAGAACATCACCATCAAGCGCCAGACCGACGAGCTGACCGGTCTGACCAACATCGAGGTGATGGATCCGAAGGACCGTCCGGCAGCAGGCAAGGACATCCGTCCGGCGATCAAGATGGTCGACGCCAATGGCAAGGAGTTGTTGCTGCCAGGTACCGACGTACCGGCCCAGTACTTCCTGCCGGCTAACGCGCTGGTCGGTGTTGCGGACGGCTCCGAGATCAATGTGGGTGACGTCATCGCACGTATCCCACAGGAAACCTCGAAGACCCGCGACATCACCGGTGGTCTGCCGCGCGTTGCCGACCTGTTCGAAGCGCGTCGTCCGAAGGAGCCGTCCATCCTGGCGGAAATCAGCGGCACGATTTCCTTCGGTAAGGAAACCAAGGGCAAGCGTCGCCTGGTGATTACGCCGACCGACGGTAGCGATCCGTACGAAGAGCTGATTCCGAAGTGGCGTCACCTGAACGTCTTCGAAGGCGAACAGGTGAACAAGGGTGAAGTGATCTCCGACGGCCCGAGCAACCCGCACGACATTCTGCGGCTGTTGGGCGTCAGCGCACTGGCACGCTACATCGTCAACGAGATCCAGGACGTTTACCGACTGCAGGGCGTGAAGATCAACGACAAGCACATCGAGACCATCCTGCGGCAGATGCTGCGCAAGGTCGAGATCACCGAGTCGGGCGATTCCAGCTTCATCAAGGGCGACCAGATGGAACTGACCCAGGTGCTGGAAGAGAACGAGCGTCTGAGCGCAGAGGACAAGTTCGTCGCCAAGTACGTCCGCGTCCTGCTGGGCATCACCAAGGCGTCGTTGTCGACCGAGTCGTTCATCTCCGCGGCCTCATTCCAGGAGACCACCCGCGTGCTGACCGAAGCGGCCGTGACTGGCAAGCGCGACTACCTGCGCGGCCTGAAGGAGAACGTGGTTGTGGGTCGTCTGATCCCGGCCGGTACCGGTCTGGCGTATCACAGCGAGCGCAAGCGCAAGCGTGATGCCGAGAAGCCGGTCCGCGTGAGTGCCGATGAAGTCGAGGCGGCGCTGACTGAAGCGCTGAACTCCAGCGGCAATTGA
- the rpsL gene encoding 30S ribosomal protein S12 encodes MATINQLVRQPRKRVVEKSDVPALQNCPQRRGVCTRVYTTTPKKPNSALRKVCRVRLTNGYEVASYIGGEGHNLQEHSVVLIRGGRVKDLPGVRYHTVRGSLDTSGVKDRKQGRSKYGAKRPK; translated from the coding sequence ATGGCAACTATCAACCAGCTGGTACGTCAGCCGCGCAAGCGGGTCGTCGAGAAAAGCGACGTCCCTGCGCTGCAAAACTGCCCGCAGCGTCGTGGCGTGTGCACCCGTGTGTACACCACCACGCCGAAGAAACCGAACTCCGCACTGCGTAAGGTGTGCCGTGTTCGTCTGACCAATGGCTATGAAGTCGCCTCCTACATCGGTGGTGAAGGTCATAACCTGCAAGAGCACAGCGTAGTGCTGATCCGTGGCGGTCGTGTAAAAGACCTTCCGGGTGTGCGTTACCACACCGTGCGCGGTTCGCTGGATACCTCCGGCGTAAAAGACCGTAAGCAGGGTCGTTCCAAGTACGGCGCCAAGCGTCCGAAGTAA
- the rpsG gene encoding 30S ribosomal protein S7, producing the protein MPRRRVAAKREILDDPKYGSLILAKFMNHVMESGKKAVAERIVYGALDKVKERKNGDPLEVFEKALDAIAPLVEVKSRRVGGATYQVPVEVRPSRRNALAMRWLVDAARKRGEKSMALRLAGELLDAFEGKGAAVKKREDVHRMAEANKAFSHYRF; encoded by the coding sequence ATGCCAAGACGTCGTGTAGCAGCCAAGCGCGAGATTCTGGACGATCCGAAGTACGGAAGTCTGATCCTGGCCAAGTTCATGAACCACGTGATGGAAAGCGGCAAGAAGGCCGTTGCCGAGCGTATCGTTTATGGTGCCTTGGACAAGGTGAAGGAGCGCAAGAATGGCGACCCCCTGGAAGTCTTCGAAAAAGCACTCGATGCCATCGCTCCGCTGGTCGAAGTCAAGTCCCGCCGTGTAGGCGGTGCTACCTACCAGGTTCCGGTCGAAGTTCGTCCTTCCCGTCGTAACGCGCTGGCCATGCGCTGGCTGGTAGATGCTGCGCGCAAGCGTGGCGAAAAATCCATGGCGCTGCGCCTCGCTGGCGAGCTGCTGGATGCTTTTGAAGGTAAAGGCGCTGCGGTCAAGAAGCGCGAAGACGTGCACCGTATGGCTGAAGCCAACAAGGCCTTCTCGCACTACCGCTTCTAA
- the fusA gene encoding elongation factor G — MARTTPINRYRNIGICAHVDAGKTTTTERILFYTGLSHKMGEVHDGAATTDWMVQEQERGITITSAAVTTFWQGSRGQYDNYRVNVIDTPGHVDFTIEVERSLRVLDGAVVVFCGTSGVEPQSETVWRQANKYGVPRIVYVNKMDRQGANFLRVVGQIKQRLGHTPVPVQLAIGSEENFAGQIDLIKMKAIYWNDDDKGTTYREEEIPAELMDLAEEYRSSMIEAAAEANEELMNKYLEGGELTIEEIKAGLRQRTIACEIVPAVCGSSFKNKGVPLVLDAVIDYLPAPTEIPPIQGVNPDNEEQIDERHASDDEPFSALAFKIATDPFVGTLTFTRVYSGVLSSGDSVINSVKGKKERVGRMVQMHANQRDEIKECRAGDIAALIGMKDVTTGDTLCSIEKPIILERMDFPEPVISVAVEPKTKADQEKMGIALGKLAQEDPSFRVQTDEETGQTIISGMGELHLDILVDRMRREFNVEANIGKPQVSYRETITKDNVEIEGKFVRQSGGRGQFGHCWIRFSTPDVDEKGNITEGLVFTNEVVGGVVPKEYIPAIQKGIEEQMKNGVVAGYPLIGLKATVFDGSYHDVDSNEMAFKVAASMATKQLAQKGGGKVLEPIMKVEVVTPEDYMGDVMGDLNRRRGLIQGMEDSVSGKIIRAEVPLGEMFGYATDVRSMSQGRASYSMEFSKYAEAPANIVETLVKKQG; from the coding sequence GTGGCCCGTACTACCCCTATCAACCGCTACCGTAACATCGGTATCTGTGCCCACGTCGACGCGGGCAAGACTACCACCACGGAGCGGATTCTGTTTTACACCGGCCTCAGCCACAAGATGGGTGAAGTGCATGACGGTGCGGCGACCACCGACTGGATGGTGCAGGAGCAGGAGCGTGGTATCACCATCACCTCCGCTGCTGTCACGACCTTTTGGCAGGGTTCGCGCGGTCAGTACGACAACTATCGTGTAAACGTCATCGATACCCCCGGTCACGTTGACTTCACCATCGAAGTAGAGCGCTCCCTGCGCGTTCTCGACGGTGCTGTCGTTGTGTTCTGTGGTACCTCCGGCGTTGAGCCGCAGTCCGAAACCGTATGGCGTCAGGCCAACAAGTACGGCGTGCCGCGTATCGTTTACGTCAACAAGATGGACCGTCAGGGTGCCAACTTCCTGCGCGTCGTCGGTCAGATCAAGCAGCGCCTGGGTCACACCCCGGTTCCTGTTCAGCTGGCCATTGGTTCCGAAGAGAACTTCGCCGGTCAGATCGATCTGATCAAGATGAAGGCCATCTACTGGAACGATGACGACAAGGGAACCACCTACCGCGAGGAAGAGATTCCGGCGGAGCTGATGGATCTGGCCGAAGAATATCGCTCGAGCATGATCGAGGCTGCGGCCGAGGCCAACGAAGAGCTGATGAACAAGTATCTCGAAGGTGGTGAGCTGACCATCGAAGAGATCAAGGCTGGTCTGCGTCAGCGCACCATCGCCTGTGAAATCGTTCCGGCCGTTTGTGGTTCGTCCTTCAAGAACAAGGGCGTGCCCCTGGTTCTCGATGCTGTCATCGACTATCTGCCTGCGCCGACCGAGATTCCCCCGATTCAGGGCGTCAATCCGGATAACGAAGAGCAGATCGACGAGCGTCATGCAAGTGATGACGAGCCGTTCTCCGCTCTGGCGTTCAAGATCGCTACCGACCCGTTCGTGGGTACCCTGACCTTTACTCGTGTTTATTCCGGTGTGCTGTCTTCCGGTGACTCGGTAATCAACTCGGTCAAGGGCAAGAAGGAGCGCGTGGGTCGGATGGTGCAGATGCACGCCAACCAGCGTGACGAGATCAAGGAGTGCCGTGCCGGCGACATCGCCGCGCTGATCGGCATGAAGGACGTCACCACGGGTGACACCCTCTGCTCGATCGAGAAGCCGATCATCCTCGAGCGTATGGACTTCCCGGAGCCGGTTATCTCGGTAGCTGTCGAGCCGAAGACCAAGGCAGACCAGGAAAAGATGGGTATCGCGCTGGGCAAACTGGCTCAGGAAGACCCGTCGTTCCGTGTCCAGACCGACGAAGAGACTGGTCAGACCATCATTTCCGGTATGGGTGAGCTGCACCTCGACATTCTCGTCGACCGTATGCGTCGCGAGTTCAACGTTGAGGCGAACATCGGTAAGCCGCAGGTTTCCTACCGTGAAACCATCACCAAGGACAATGTCGAGATCGAAGGCAAGTTCGTTCGTCAGTCCGGTGGTCGTGGTCAGTTCGGTCATTGCTGGATCCGTTTCTCGACCCCGGACGTGGACGAGAAGGGCAACATCACCGAAGGCCTGGTGTTCACCAACGAAGTTGTGGGTGGTGTGGTTCCGAAGGAATACATCCCGGCAATCCAGAAGGGCATCGAAGAGCAGATGAAGAACGGCGTTGTCGCCGGCTATCCGCTGATCGGCCTGAAGGCGACCGTGTTCGATGGCTCCTACCACGACGTCGACTCCAACGAGATGGCGTTCAAGGTTGCAGCTTCGATGGCGACCAAGCAGCTGGCCCAGAAGGGCGGCGGCAAGGTGCTCGAGCCGATCATGAAGGTCGAAGTGGTGACCCCTGAGGACTACATGGGTGACGTGATGGGTGACCTGAACCGTCGTCGTGGTCTGATCCAGGGTATGGAAGACTCGGTCTCCGGCAAGATTATCCGTGCTGAGGTTCCGCTCGGAGAGATGTTCGGTTACGCAACCGACGTTCGTTCCATGTCTCAGGGTCGCGCGAGCTACTCCATGGAATTCTCCAAATACGCTGAGGCTCCGGCGAATATCGTCGAGACGCTCGTCAAAAAACAAGGTTGA
- the tuf gene encoding elongation factor Tu has product MAKEKFERNKPHVNVGTIGHVDHGKTTLTAALTRVCSEVFGSARVDFDKIDSAPEEKARGITINTAHVEYDSNVRHYAHVDCPGHADYVKNMITGAAQMDGAILVCSAADGPMPQTREHILLSRQVGVPYIVVFLNKADMVDDAELLELVEMEVRDLLSTYDFPGDDTPIIIGSALMALNGEDDNELGTTAVKKLVETLDSYIPEPVRAIDKPFLMPIEDVFSISGRGTVVTGRVERGIVKVQEEIEIVGLRPTTKTTCTGVEMFRKLLDEGRAGENCGVLLRGTKRDEVERGQVLAKPGTIKPHTKFEAEVYVLSKEEGGRHTPFFKGYRPQFYFRTTDVTGSCELPEGVEMVMPGDNVKMVVTLIKPIAMEDGLRFAIREGGRTVGAGVVAKIVE; this is encoded by the coding sequence GTGGCTAAGGAAAAATTCGAACGTAACAAACCGCACGTCAACGTCGGCACCATTGGTCACGTCGACCATGGCAAGACTACTCTGACTGCCGCTCTGACTCGCGTGTGCTCCGAGGTCTTCGGTTCCGCTCGTGTCGACTTCGACAAGATCGATAGCGCTCCGGAAGAGAAGGCTCGCGGCATCACCATCAACACCGCCCACGTAGAGTACGACTCCAACGTCCGTCACTACGCGCACGTTGACTGCCCGGGTCACGCTGACTACGTGAAGAACATGATCACCGGTGCTGCCCAGATGGACGGCGCGATCCTGGTCTGCTCGGCTGCTGACGGCCCCATGCCGCAGACTCGCGAGCACATCCTGCTGTCCCGTCAGGTTGGTGTTCCGTACATCGTCGTGTTCCTGAACAAGGCCGACATGGTTGATGACGCCGAGCTGCTCGAGCTGGTCGAGATGGAAGTTCGCGACCTGCTGTCGACCTACGACTTCCCGGGTGATGACACTCCGATCATCATCGGCTCCGCGCTGATGGCGCTGAACGGCGAAGACGACAACGAGCTCGGCACCACTGCGGTGAAGAAGCTGGTCGAGACCCTCGACAGCTACATCCCCGAGCCGGTTCGTGCCATCGACAAGCCGTTCCTGATGCCGATCGAAGACGTGTTCTCGATCTCCGGTCGCGGCACCGTGGTAACCGGTCGCGTGGAGCGCGGCATCGTCAAGGTTCAGGAAGAGATCGAGATCGTCGGTCTGCGTCCGACCACCAAGACTACCTGCACCGGCGTTGAGATGTTCCGCAAGCTGCTCGATGAAGGTCGTGCTGGCGAGAACTGCGGTGTGCTGCTGCGTGGCACCAAGCGTGACGAAGTGGAGCGTGGTCAGGTTCTGGCCAAGCCGGGCACCATCAAGCCGCACACCAAGTTCGAAGCCGAAGTGTACGTGCTGTCCAAGGAAGAAGGTGGTCGTCACACCCCGTTCTTCAAGGGCTACCGTCCGCAGTTCTACTTCCGTACCACTGACGTGACTGGTTCGTGCGAGCTGCCGGAAGGCGTCGAGATGGTAATGCCGGGCGACAACGTGAAGATGGTTGTCACCCTGATCAAGCCGATCGCCATGGAAGACGGCCTGCGCTTCGCGATTCGCGAAGGTGGTCGTACCGTTGGTGCCGGCGTGGTTGCCAAGATCGTCGAGTAA
- the rpsJ gene encoding 30S ribosomal protein S10 gives MQNQQIRIRLKAFDHRLIDQSTQEIVETAKRTGAQVRGPIPLPTRKERFTVLVSPHVNKDARDQYEIRTHKRVLDIVQPTDKTVDALMKLDLAAGVEVQISLG, from the coding sequence ATGCAAAACCAACAAATCCGTATTCGGTTGAAGGCTTTTGACCATCGCCTGATCGATCAATCAACCCAGGAAATCGTGGAAACCGCGAAACGTACTGGTGCTCAGGTGCGTGGTCCGATTCCGCTGCCAACCCGCAAAGAGCGGTTCACTGTGCTGGTTTCTCCGCACGTCAACAAAGACGCGCGCGATCAGTATGAAATTCGAACCCACAAGCGTGTGCTGGACATCGTTCAGCCGACCGACAAAACCGTCGATGCGCTGATGAAGCTCGATCTTGCGGCTGGTGTGGAAGTGCAGATCAGCCTCGGCTAA
- the rplC gene encoding 50S ribosomal protein L3, which translates to MTIGVVGRKCGMTRVFTEDGVSIPVTVIEIEPNRVTQFKNEESDGYRAVQVTVGERRASRVTKAQAGHFAKANVAAGRGVWEFRLEGEEFQVGDQINAEIFQAGQLVDVTGQSKGKGFAGTIKRWNFRGQDNTHGNSVSHRVPGSIGQCQTPGRVFKGKKMSGHMGAERVTVQSLEIVRVDAERNLLLVKGAVPGATGGDVFVRPAVKARG; encoded by the coding sequence ATGACTATTGGTGTAGTCGGTCGTAAATGCGGCATGACCCGCGTTTTCACCGAGGATGGTGTCTCTATTCCGGTTACGGTCATCGAGATCGAGCCGAATCGCGTCACTCAGTTCAAGAATGAAGAGAGCGATGGCTATCGTGCAGTGCAGGTCACTGTCGGTGAGCGTCGTGCGTCCCGTGTTACCAAGGCTCAGGCCGGTCACTTCGCCAAGGCGAACGTGGCAGCAGGTCGTGGCGTCTGGGAATTCCGCCTCGAAGGCGAGGAGTTCCAGGTTGGTGACCAGATCAATGCCGAAATTTTCCAGGCGGGCCAGCTGGTGGATGTCACCGGTCAGTCCAAGGGTAAAGGCTTTGCCGGTACCATCAAGCGCTGGAATTTCCGTGGTCAGGACAATACCCACGGTAACTCCGTATCCCACCGCGTCCCGGGCTCTATTGGTCAGTGCCAGACTCCAGGTCGTGTATTCAAGGGCAAGAAGATGTCCGGGCACATGGGCGCCGAGCGCGTAACCGTGCAGTCTCTGGAAATCGTGCGTGTCGATGCCGAGCGTAACCTGCTGCTGGTCAAGGGTGCAGTCCCTGGTGCCACCGGTGGTGACGTGTTCGTGCGTCCGGCCGTCAAGGCTCGCGGTTAA
- the rplD gene encoding 50S ribosomal protein L4: MQLNVNGAQAIEVSDRTFGGEFNETLVHQAVVAYMAGGRQGSKQQKTRSDVSGGGKRPWRQKGTGRARAGTTRGPIWRGGGVTFAARPQNHEQKLNKKMYRAALRSILAELVRSERLVVVEDFAVDAPKTKALASKLNGMGLSDVLIVSDAVDQNLYLAARNLPHVDVRDVQGSDPVSLIAYDKVLITVSAVKKFEELLG; the protein is encoded by the coding sequence ATGCAATTGAATGTAAATGGCGCACAGGCCATCGAAGTCTCCGATCGCACCTTTGGTGGTGAGTTCAACGAGACGCTGGTGCACCAGGCAGTCGTCGCCTACATGGCTGGCGGTCGTCAGGGTAGCAAGCAGCAGAAGACCCGCTCCGATGTGTCCGGTGGTGGCAAGCGTCCGTGGCGCCAGAAAGGCACCGGTCGCGCTCGTGCCGGTACCACTCGTGGTCCGATCTGGCGTGGCGGTGGTGTCACCTTCGCTGCTCGCCCGCAGAACCACGAGCAGAAGCTGAACAAGAAGATGTATCGCGCTGCGCTGCGTTCCATCCTTGCTGAGCTGGTTCGCTCCGAGCGTCTGGTAGTCGTAGAAGATTTCGCCGTCGATGCCCCGAAGACCAAGGCGCTTGCCAGCAAGCTCAATGGTATGGGTCTGAGCGACGTGCTGATCGTTTCCGATGCTGTCGATCAGAACCTGTACCTGGCTGCGCGCAATCTGCCGCATGTCGACGTACGTGACGTCCAGGGTTCCGATCCGGTCAGCCTGATCGCCTATGACAAGGTGTTGATCACCGTGTCGGCTGTGAAGAAATTCGAGGAGCTGCTGGGATGA
- the rplW gene encoding 50S ribosomal protein L23: MNQERVFKVLLGPHVSEKATVLADSKKQFVFKVATDATKLEIKKAVESLFDVKVAAVNTLNVQGKTKRTARGLGKRNDWKKAYIALQPGQDLDFSGSAE, from the coding sequence ATGAACCAGGAACGCGTATTCAAAGTCCTGCTTGGTCCGCACGTCTCCGAGAAGGCTACCGTGCTGGCTGACAGCAAGAAGCAATTCGTTTTCAAGGTTGCGACTGACGCAACCAAGCTGGAAATCAAGAAGGCTGTTGAAAGCCTGTTCGACGTGAAGGTCGCCGCCGTCAACACCCTGAACGTTCAGGGCAAGACCAAGCGCACCGCTCGCGGTCTGGGCAAGCGCAACGACTGGAAGAAGGCTTATATCGCTCTTCAGCCAGGCCAGGATCTCGATTTCTCCGGCAGTGCTGAGTAA